The following proteins are encoded in a genomic region of Pyrus communis chromosome 11, drPyrComm1.1, whole genome shotgun sequence:
- the LOC137707599 gene encoding uncharacterized protein translates to MPVDVNGSSTASGAASMGMAEAQYQKAKTSVWWDIENCQVPKVCDAHAIAQNISSALVDMNYCGPVSICAYGDTNGIPASVQQALSSTGIALNHVPAGVKDASDKKILVDMLFWAVDNAAPANYLLISGDRDFSNALHQLRMRRYNILLAQPHKASAPLIAAAKSVWLWTSLSAGGPPLSSRESSQLANGNNSYNPETRQHSMPEINPPPVYFEHPVGNQKPSTNGRVGDTKNKGKVNRKNPNQPYVSRVSSMPVGNQDDKNTDYSYQSEHTQANQFKKAPHELYGSGETSVSTSRSTPIFFHGNSDPSGGNGNNFLGQPNQYPPSSRPNNFHMQPNYFGPDTILPPNSHSHGFRPIPPRPDGPKFSSAPPTNVPDMSRLNISEYNNYAQNPQSFPHRNGEEFRRPRSSDSLNSASSNVPRKGHHMQSGQVFHHDSMNNRYPGSEYQSPQSSPAVGNNIPGNGTWGAQGCTPPSEHVQGLIGVILLSLNTLKVEKIMPTEANIIDCIRYGDLKHRNTDVRKALDYAIEQHMVVKQSLGALQFYVGKKEKLWKCVNPIGGNLNQYSKATWDRIQNFLSSSVGQSALMASQCRYEAAIILKKACSEELALGSVLQILNMVVSVKKWIIHHHSGWQPITITLD, encoded by the exons ATGCCTGTGGATGTGAACGGAAGCAGCACGGCGTCGGGGGCCGCCTCCATGGGTATGGCGGAGGCGCAGTACCAGAAGGCCAAAACGTCGGTGTGGTGGGACATAGAGAACTGCCAGGTTCCCAAGGTCTGCGATGCCCACGCCATCGCACAGAACATCAGTTCCGCCCTCGTGGACATGAATTATTGTGGACCCGTCTCCATCTGCGCCTACGGCGACACGAATGGCATCCCTGCTTCTGTTCAGCAAGCCCTCTCCAGCACCGGCATCGCCCTCAACCACGTCCCCGCCg GTGTGAAAGATGCAAGTGATAAGAAGATTCTAGTCGATATGTTGTTCTGGGCAGTAGATAACGCTGCACCAGCAAACTACCTGCTCATTTCTGGAGACAGGGATTTCTCCAATGCTCTACACCAGTTGCGCATGAGAAGATATAATATTCTTCTAGCACAACCACATAAGGCTTCGGCACCCCTCATCGCTGCAGCAAAAAGTGTATGGCTTTGGACGAGCCTCTCAGCTGGAGGGCCCCCACTTTCAAGCAGGGAATCATCTCAGCTTGCAAATGGTAACAATTCTTATAACCCTGAAACGCGGCAGCATTCCATGCCTGAAATAAACCCGCCTCCAGTTTATTTTGAACATCCTGTGGGAAATCAAAAGCCTTCTACCAACGGAAGGGTTGGTGATACTAAAAACAAGGGGAAAGTCAATCGGAAAAACCCAAATCAACCCTACGTATCAAGAGTCTCAAGTATGCCAGTTGGGAACCAAGATGACAAGAATACTGATTACTCTTACCAGTCGGAACATACACAGGCAAATCAGTTTAAGAAAGCTCCACACGAATTATATGGTTCTGGTGAGACTTCAGTCTCCACTAGTAGGTCCACTCCCATTTTCTTCCATGGAAATTCTGATCCTTCAGGCGGTAATGGCAATAATTTCCTAGGTCAACCAAATCAGTATCCTCCTTCTTCAAGGCCAAACAACTTCCACATGCAACCTAATTATTTTGGACCAGATACCATCCTCCCTCCTAATTCTCATAGTCATGGTTTTCGACCTATTCCTCCCAGACCTGATGGCCCTAAATTTTCTTCAGCCCCACCTACAAATGTGCCTGACATGAGTAGGCTAAATATCTCTGAGTACAACAACTATGCTCAAAATCCACAAAGCTTCCCTCATCGAAATGGGGAAGAGTTTAGAAGACCAAGGTCTAGCGATTCACTGAATTCTGCTAGCTCAAATGTGCCTCGTAAAGGCCATCATATGCAGAGTGGCCAGGTGTTTCATCATGATTCCATGAACAACAGGTATCCTGGTTCTGAGTATCAGTCTCCTCAGTCCTCCCCTGCTGTTGGAAACAACATACCTGGTAATGGTACTTGGGGAGCTCAAGGCTGCACACCACCATCTGAACATGTTCAAGGCCTTATTGGCGTTATTTTACTATCTTTGAACACCCTGAAAGTTGAAAAAATTATGCCGACTGAAGCAAACATTATCGATTGCATTCGTTATGGTGATCTGAAACACCGCAATACTGATGTAAGGAAGGCATTGGATTACGCAATAGAGCAACATATGGTAGTGAAGCAGAGCCTGGGTGCACTTCAGTTTTATGTTGGTAAGAAAGAGAAATTATGGAAGTGTGTGAACCCTATAGGGGGCAATCTTAATCAGTACTCCAAAGCAACATGGGATCGGATACAGAACTTTCTGAGTTCCTCAGTTGGACAATCGGCATTAATGGCTTCTCAATGCAG ATATGAGGCAGctattattttgaaaaaagcATGCTCAGAAGAGCTTGCTTTGGGCAGCGTACTTCAGATCTTGAATATGGTAGTCAGCGTGAAGAAATGgatcattcatcatcattctGGATGGCAACCGATTACTATTACCCTAGACTAA
- the LOC137707651 gene encoding pectinesterase-like, giving the protein MALNKKVVVSGISLILVVGAVIGAVVAVVHYQKKPGSESLTAQQKMVTQICNFTDYQQECQKSLGPVSQNNNAKFKDYVKAALMSISEEANKALNTSESLLVDAKNGTSAKRTLEECKDMLKEAVAEVQAVSSYVGDADMHTMEDRVMELKAWIGSVISYSTTCLDIIGENDHNLYEALKDPIGNASANTDNALAIVGEISNILGMFGVKVNDKALNGGGTQRRLLQNELRSDGIPTWFSVSDRKLMGLQDNGRLRPHVVVAKDGSGQYKSINDALKAYPYGQRGRYIIYVKAGVYNEYVYVDKKMINVYMYGDGPRSTVVSGSKSEAGTGDKISTSGTFQVFGPGFIGRSMGIINTAGPEARPAVALRTVGDQIAFFNCRISGYQDTLYMQSGRQFFRNCVISGHVDYIFGDARAYIQNSLIIVRKSTNPQQNQAFITAPGRQFKHEIGAIIIHNCRIVPEQKLVPTRFEVRTYLGRPWKPYSRAVVMESTLADFIRPEGYSAWDGKAGNTQHAFFGEFKNRGPGANLAKRARWSGDGFYGEMNRATAVQFTAQPALLADRWLKFANIPYLPGFISADA; this is encoded by the coding sequence atggcaCTTAATAAAAAAGTGGTAGTATCGGGGATTTCCCTGATACTTGTGGTTGGTGCGGTCATCGGAGCGGTGGTGGCCGTAGTCCACTACCAAAAGAAACCGGGAAGCGAGTCCCTAACAGCGCAGCAGAAGATGGTGACCCAAATCTGTAATTTCACTGACTACCAGCAGGAATGCCAGAAGAGCCTCGGCCCCGTCTCACAAAATAACAACGCCAAGTTTAAGGACTACGTAAAGGCCGCATTGATGTCCATCTCTGAGGAGGCCAACAAGGCCTTGAACACGTCCGAGTCACTTCTCGTCGACGCCAAAAATGGCACCTCCGCCAAGAGGACGCTCGAGGAGTGCAAGGACATGTTGAAGGAAGCTGTTGCCGAGGTGCAGGCGGTGTCCTCGTACGTGGGCGATGCTGACATGCACACCATGGAGGACCGCGTGATGGAGCTCAAGGCCTGGATTGGAAGCGTCATCAGTTATTCCACCACCTGCCTTGATATAATTGGCGAAAACGACCACAACCTCTATGAGGCATTGAAGGACCCCATCGGCAACGCCTCTGCCAACACAGACAATGCATTGGCCATCGTTGGTGAGATCAGCAATATCCTCGGCATGTTCGGTGTCAAAGTTAATGACAAGGCCTTGAATGGCGGAGGAACACAACGCCGGCTTTTGCAAAACGAGCTCCGCAGCGACGGGATCCCGACCTGGTTCTCCGTTTCCGACCGCAAGCTCATGGGGTTGCAAGACAACGGGAGGTTGAGGCCTCACGTCGTTGTTGCCAAGGACGGGTCTGGCCAGTACAAGAGCATCAACGACGCGCTTAAGGCGTACCCGTACGGACAGAGAGGGCGATACATTATTTACGTCAAGGCCGGAGTTTACAATGAGTATGTTTACGTGGACAAGAAAATGATCAACGTCTACATGTACGGAGATGGACCCAGATCCACCGTCGTGAGTGGAAGCAAGAGCGAAGCTGGAACCGGTGACAAAATCTCCACCAGTGGTACATTCCAAGTATTTGGACCGGGTTTCATTGGAAGGTCAATGGGAATCATTAACACCGCCGGTCCAGAGGCAAGGCCAGCCGTTGCTCTCCGTACGGTCGGGGACCAAATCGCCTTCTTCAACTGCAGGATCAGCGGATACCAAGACACCTTGTACATGCAGTCCGGCCGACAGTTCTTCCGCAACTGCGTTATCTCCGGACACGTGGACTACATCTTCGGTGACGCCCGCGCATACATTCAGAACTCGTTGATCATCGTGAGGAAGTCAACCAACCCGCAGCAAAACCAAGCCTTCATCACCGCTCCCGGAAGGCAGTTCAAGCACGAGATCGGCGCCATCATCATCCACAACTGCAGGATCGTCCCCGAGCAGAAGCTCGTCCCCACGAGGTTCGAGGTGAGGACATACTTGGGAAGGCCGTGGAAGCCCTACTCCAGGGCTGTCGTCATGGAGAGCACTTTGGCAGACTTCATCAGGCCGGAGGGATACTCCGCTTGGGACGGCAAGGCCGGAAACACCCAACACGCCTTCTTCGGAGAGTTTAAGAACCGCGGCCCCGGTGCCAACCTTGCAAAGAGGGCCAGGTGGAGTGGTGATGGCTTCTACGGAGAGATGAACAGGGCCACCGCCGTGCAGTTCACAGCTCAACCCGCCCTGTTGGCCGATCGCTGGTTGAAATTCGCTAACATTCCGTACCTCCCCGGCTTCATTAGTGCTGATGCCTAA